One genomic region from Kamptonema formosum PCC 6407 encodes:
- a CDS encoding serine/threonine-protein kinase has product MSYCINPACPQPQNPPEAIQCQACGSRLLLRARYQVIQPLGQGGFGATFLAKDISLPGQPTCVVKQLRPNATSPRILEMARELFKREAKTLGKLGDHPQVPRLLDYFEAGQQFYLVQEYIKGATLKQEVKTSGPFNESGIIEFLKELLPVINYIHSQGVIHRDIKPANILRRSQDNRLVLIDFGAVKDQVGQTILLDMTDQTANTKFSVGTFSFAPPEQMAMRPVYASDIYALGMTCLFLLTGKSPKDLDFDPVSGEIIWQSHVYVSKHLEGILDKMLQPMVGYRYQSANEVLRALNHELEDTSSLSDGMVSQRRPHQQPEDPTVFNADGSAWLSPAAKIAQDIRARQTRLGNKSSFSQTGGTGMQSKNGRNPATSRTGMTGMTTHNSGGKGSKLPPKWDANTLRSAYFKGKRDFADCDLGGLNLKGVNLAGANFYEARLTRANLQGADLSEANLGHARLVEANLRDANLTQAYCSTANLQSADLRGANLAGAYLSKANLRGANLCGANLIDATVSDEQLAMAKTNWMTVKPDGKRGFGL; this is encoded by the coding sequence ATGAGCTACTGCATAAATCCGGCCTGCCCCCAACCTCAGAACCCGCCTGAAGCCATCCAATGTCAGGCGTGCGGTTCGCGATTGCTGCTGCGAGCTCGCTATCAAGTAATCCAACCTCTAGGACAAGGGGGTTTTGGAGCCACATTCCTAGCCAAGGATATATCATTACCTGGTCAGCCGACTTGTGTGGTCAAGCAACTGCGCCCCAACGCCACATCGCCGCGAATTTTAGAAATGGCACGGGAGTTATTTAAGCGCGAAGCCAAAACTCTTGGCAAATTGGGCGATCACCCCCAAGTACCGCGACTGCTAGACTACTTTGAAGCCGGTCAGCAATTTTATTTGGTTCAGGAATACATCAAAGGCGCTACCCTCAAACAGGAGGTCAAAACCTCTGGCCCCTTCAATGAATCCGGGATTATAGAATTTCTTAAAGAACTGCTACCAGTAATCAATTACATTCACAGTCAAGGAGTGATCCACCGGGATATTAAACCCGCGAATATCCTCCGCCGCAGTCAAGATAACCGCTTGGTACTGATTGACTTCGGAGCCGTAAAAGATCAAGTGGGTCAGACAATTTTACTGGACATGACGGATCAGACGGCTAATACAAAATTCTCCGTCGGTACATTTAGCTTCGCCCCTCCCGAACAGATGGCGATGCGACCAGTTTACGCCAGCGATATCTATGCTTTGGGGATGACGTGCTTATTCCTGCTGACAGGCAAATCCCCTAAAGATTTAGATTTCGACCCAGTAAGCGGCGAAATTATCTGGCAGTCCCATGTTTACGTCAGCAAGCACTTGGAAGGTATCCTCGACAAAATGCTTCAACCGATGGTTGGCTACCGCTACCAGTCGGCTAACGAAGTTCTCAGAGCCCTCAATCACGAACTAGAAGATACCTCTAGCCTTTCCGATGGCATGGTCAGCCAAAGAAGACCCCATCAGCAACCGGAAGACCCGACTGTATTTAACGCTGACGGTTCAGCATGGCTGTCGCCGGCAGCAAAAATCGCTCAGGATATTCGGGCCAGACAAACTCGCTTGGGTAATAAAAGCTCCTTCTCTCAAACTGGGGGAACGGGGATGCAGTCTAAAAATGGGCGCAATCCCGCTACTTCCAGAACTGGAATGACGGGGATGACGACCCACAATTCGGGCGGAAAAGGCTCGAAACTTCCGCCAAAGTGGGATGCGAATACGCTGCGCTCTGCCTATTTTAAAGGCAAGAGAGACTTTGCCGATTGCGATTTGGGCGGTTTGAACTTGAAGGGTGTAAATTTGGCCGGGGCAAATTTTTACGAGGCTCGATTGACTAGAGCAAATTTGCAAGGGGCTGATTTGTCGGAGGCAAATTTAGGTCACGCCCGATTAGTGGAAGCGAATTTGCGGGATGCGAATTTAACTCAAGCTTATTGCAGTACGGCAAATTTACAATCAGCGGATCTCAGAGGTGCTAATCTCGCTGGTGCTTACTTAAGTAAAGCCAATTTGCGCGGGGCTAATTTGTGCGGGGCTAATCTGATTGATGCAACGGTTTCTGATGAGCAATTAGCTATGGCTAAGACGAATTGGATGACGGTAAAGCCTGATGGTAAAAGAGGTTTTGGGCTTTAG
- a CDS encoding sensor histidine kinase, whose amino-acid sequence MTNLSNVKAAQLSVNYEVWRDRFLRNRLRPALWIAVFFALTITVYLWGESIFDPKEFKAANLYIGIAVELGLLTCLTLHQTELGRRYPSLLFLGFSWSLTIIVQVGAALIGQAEPQTLMWCLAFLTQATLMPVRWPLHVVSQLGVVACYIGVNWALNLTIAKMTAFHFAGFYLYLFWFCFICDLSVYLYERLQRDEFETRRSLAVTYDKLEAAEAKYRSIFENAGEGIFQSTPDGRYITANPALARIYGYDLSEEVTDIFTDIEHQLYVEPNRRAEFIRQIEEHGRVSDFESQIYRKDGSIVWISENARTVRDANGKVLYYEGLIEDITQRKQAEEALRVFIHALSHDLRNPVAGMLMVLKNWEKKPGDGIAVPRSILLRMIQGSEQQLKLINSLLEVQASEVRGLVLQCEPLHLRGLIESAIADLEPMLVQHQTAVKNQVSADLPLVNADSTQLWRVFSNLIANALKHNAPGLNLTMTAAIIEVDNQRKIAERSIKMIRCTVEDDGVGIPAELCDRLFDLYARGSQVRHSLGLGLGLYLCRQIIAAHGGEIGVISSPGAGATFWFTLPIVDS is encoded by the coding sequence ATGACCAATCTGAGCAATGTTAAAGCAGCTCAGTTGTCCGTCAATTATGAGGTTTGGCGTGACCGTTTTCTGAGAAACCGCCTGCGTCCCGCCTTGTGGATTGCAGTCTTTTTTGCTTTAACAATTACGGTTTATCTTTGGGGAGAATCTATCTTCGATCCCAAAGAATTTAAAGCTGCAAATCTCTATATTGGTATTGCTGTTGAATTAGGATTGCTTACCTGTTTAACATTGCACCAAACTGAACTAGGAAGGCGCTATCCTAGTTTATTATTTTTAGGTTTTTCTTGGTCGCTAACTATCATTGTACAGGTAGGAGCGGCCCTAATTGGTCAAGCAGAACCTCAGACTTTAATGTGGTGTTTGGCATTTTTAACTCAGGCGACATTAATGCCCGTGCGATGGCCCCTTCATGTAGTTTCACAGTTAGGCGTAGTTGCTTGTTATATAGGAGTAAATTGGGCGCTTAATCTCACCATCGCGAAGATGACAGCTTTCCATTTTGCAGGATTTTATTTATATTTATTTTGGTTTTGTTTTATCTGCGATTTGTCGGTATATTTGTACGAGCGCTTACAGCGAGATGAGTTTGAAACTAGGCGGTCTTTGGCAGTAACTTATGATAAGTTAGAAGCAGCGGAAGCGAAGTATCGCAGTATTTTTGAAAATGCCGGGGAGGGAATTTTTCAGAGTACTCCTGATGGGAGATATATTACAGCAAATCCGGCTTTAGCTAGAATTTATGGCTACGATTTATCGGAAGAAGTAACAGATATTTTTACTGATATAGAACATCAATTATATGTAGAACCAAATCGCCGCGCTGAGTTTATTAGACAGATTGAAGAACACGGGAGAGTATCGGATTTTGAGTCTCAAATCTACCGCAAAGATGGCAGCATTGTCTGGATTTCTGAGAACGCACGAACGGTGCGAGATGCTAATGGCAAGGTGCTTTATTATGAAGGTTTAATTGAGGATATCACGCAGCGAAAGCAGGCGGAGGAAGCTTTGCGGGTGTTTATCCATGCTCTCTCTCACGACTTGCGAAACCCGGTTGCAGGGATGTTAATGGTGTTGAAAAATTGGGAGAAAAAGCCTGGGGATGGGATCGCAGTACCGCGATCTATTTTATTGCGGATGATTCAAGGGAGCGAACAGCAATTAAAGTTAATAAATTCGCTTTTGGAAGTACAGGCTAGCGAGGTACGGGGTTTAGTTTTGCAATGCGAACCCCTACATTTGAGAGGTTTAATTGAATCTGCGATCGCAGATTTAGAACCAATGCTAGTGCAACATCAAACGGCTGTAAAAAATCAAGTTTCAGCCGATTTACCATTAGTTAATGCTGACTCTACGCAGTTATGGCGAGTATTTTCAAATTTGATTGCTAATGCTTTAAAACACAATGCGCCGGGACTTAATTTGACGATGACTGCGGCAATAATAGAGGTGGATAATCAGAGGAAAATTGCCGAGCGTTCAATCAAAATGATTCGCTGTACTGTGGAGGATGACGGCGTGGGAATACCTGCTGAACTATGCGATCGCCTTTTTGACCTTTATGCTAGGGGTTCTCAAGTTCGGCATTCTCTTGGTTTGGGTTTGGGACTATATCTTTGTCGCCAAATTATTGCCGCTCACGGAGGGGAAATTGGAGTAATTAGTAGTCCGGGTGCGGGTGCTACTTTTTGGTTTACTTTGCCGATTGTTGATAGTTAG
- a CDS encoding sensor histidine kinase, with product MKLLKNRYELILHIGILALAYFLTGKLSASMLGLAKAEASPVWPPAGIALAAFSLKGFQMWPGVAIGSFLLNSTGGISIPWPTIATSAFSVTLQAIAGKMLLDRIGFSPRLERLRDVMALLAAAVISTIVVATLGNLSGCIFGIANWSSFWTNWWTTWIGDGMGILIVTPLLLIWSLGVKNFKLKIKNGIYPISNWKSETFNYFEFSICLSLLTCVSLLVFGSKTEAEIALYPLEYLPFPLVVWAALRFGQEGAILASVIVSTLAIFGAVQGGGPFVAKSLNLSQAVLFLQVFMGAIASTALILAAAVAERQQALVDVHRTASLLRESEASLANAQRIAQLGNWDLKYAVENAASDNFQSLIEMPYSSKLRGERKSIIELRWSAELYRLLGYVPGCCEPSEEAFLQAVHPEDRELVARSHQRAVFEQKHYCIEYRIVLPDGSDRTLREHSAVKHNGMVAAVQDVTERKATEEALRVSAWRDRLLGEIALRIRRSLDLDEILNTTVAEVRQFLKADRAFIATLNSIEASPTKSQYSIIVSESVNPDFPSILAWKFTDNNHINEVRKYYAHNAVCAIADTTQIEIPAAMVEYYHNYQVRAALNLPIMLGEQLFGLLVVNQCAGTRHWQEFEIDLLEKLATQVAIALQQAQLLQQVTTLNANLERQVEERTQELQQKMQELQESNRLKDLFIHAVSHNLRTPLMGMLILLKNLLNKPCMGNLPGENQQKIPVPRSILERMVQGSEHQLSMVNSLLDAHASEVNGIVLNCTPLQLSDLSSDVVKDLEHILGKNNATLTQSVPADLPLVNGDAKQLRRVFENLLTNALKHNPPGVNLSLKIDVINASIKTRQCSIPHPSTYNLGKSTSESNIIRCTIEDNGIGISPQQCASLFELYVQDPNNRQLTGLGLGLYISRQIIKAHGGEMGVDSNLGVGSKFWFTLPIANYCLNYEI from the coding sequence ATGAAACTGCTTAAAAACCGCTATGAGCTGATATTGCACATAGGCATCCTTGCCTTAGCCTATTTTTTGACGGGAAAACTGTCCGCGTCGATGTTGGGACTGGCGAAAGCGGAGGCTTCCCCAGTGTGGCCGCCGGCGGGAATTGCCTTAGCAGCATTTTCATTGAAAGGCTTCCAAATGTGGCCAGGGGTAGCGATCGGTTCTTTTTTATTGAATTCAACGGGGGGAATAAGTATACCTTGGCCGACGATCGCGACCAGTGCTTTTAGCGTTACTCTCCAAGCGATCGCTGGGAAAATGCTGCTCGATCGCATCGGTTTTTCTCCCCGCCTGGAACGTCTGCGAGATGTGATGGCATTACTGGCTGCTGCTGTCATCTCTACGATCGTAGTGGCTACTCTGGGTAATTTGAGTGGGTGTATTTTTGGTATCGCTAACTGGAGCAGTTTTTGGACGAATTGGTGGACAACTTGGATCGGAGATGGCATGGGGATTTTAATTGTGACTCCCTTGTTGTTGATTTGGAGTTTAGGAGTTAAAAATTTCAAATTAAAGATTAAAAATGGGATTTATCCAATTTCAAATTGGAAATCTGAAACTTTTAATTATTTTGAGTTTAGTATCTGTCTGAGTTTATTGACCTGCGTTAGTTTGTTAGTATTTGGCTCGAAAACTGAGGCAGAAATTGCACTTTATCCTTTAGAATATTTGCCTTTTCCTTTAGTAGTTTGGGCGGCCTTGAGATTTGGTCAGGAAGGGGCGATTTTGGCTAGCGTGATTGTTTCCACTCTCGCTATTTTTGGTGCTGTTCAAGGAGGCGGCCCTTTTGTTGCTAAGAGCTTAAATCTCAGTCAGGCTGTGTTATTTTTACAAGTTTTTATGGGTGCGATCGCGAGTACGGCTTTAATCTTAGCTGCTGCTGTTGCGGAACGTCAGCAAGCATTAGTAGATGTACATCGCACGGCTTCTCTATTGCGAGAGAGTGAAGCAAGTTTAGCTAATGCTCAACGTATTGCTCAATTAGGTAACTGGGATTTAAAATATGCAGTTGAAAATGCAGCTAGCGATAATTTTCAATCCTTAATTGAAATGCCTTATTCATCGAAATTAAGAGGGGAAAGAAAGTCTATAATTGAGTTGCGGTGGTCGGCGGAACTTTACCGTTTGCTGGGTTATGTTCCTGGTTGCTGTGAACCCAGCGAGGAAGCGTTTTTACAAGCAGTACATCCCGAAGATCGGGAGTTAGTGGCGCGATCGCATCAGAGAGCAGTATTTGAGCAAAAACATTATTGTATTGAGTACAGAATTGTCCTCCCAGATGGGAGCGATCGCACTTTGCGGGAACACTCAGCCGTTAAGCACAATGGGATGGTGGCGGCGGTACAGGATGTCACGGAGCGTAAAGCCACTGAAGAAGCTTTGCGGGTGTCTGCTTGGCGCGATCGCTTGTTAGGCGAAATTGCACTGCGAATTAGGCGATCGCTTGACCTCGACGAAATTCTTAATACTACTGTCGCCGAAGTCAGACAATTTTTGAAAGCAGACCGCGCCTTTATTGCTACTTTAAATAGTATCGAAGCATCCCCGACAAAATCTCAGTATAGTATCATAGTTTCCGAGTCGGTAAATCCCGATTTTCCTTCGATTTTAGCCTGGAAATTTACCGATAATAATCACATTAATGAAGTGAGAAAATATTACGCCCATAATGCCGTCTGTGCCATTGCCGATACCACTCAAATAGAAATACCAGCCGCAATGGTTGAATACTACCATAATTATCAAGTACGGGCGGCATTAAACCTGCCAATTATGTTAGGAGAACAGCTATTTGGACTGTTGGTAGTCAATCAGTGTGCCGGAACGCGCCATTGGCAAGAATTTGAAATTGATTTATTAGAAAAACTAGCTACACAAGTCGCGATCGCTCTTCAACAAGCGCAGTTGTTACAGCAAGTAACAACTCTCAATGCTAACCTAGAACGCCAAGTCGAAGAACGCACCCAAGAACTCCAGCAAAAAATGCAAGAACTTCAAGAAAGCAACCGACTTAAAGACCTATTTATACACGCAGTTTCTCACAATCTCCGCACCCCACTGATGGGAATGTTGATTTTGCTAAAAAATTTGCTTAACAAGCCTTGCATGGGCAATTTGCCAGGGGAAAATCAGCAAAAAATACCCGTTCCTCGTTCAATTTTGGAACGAATGGTACAGGGTAGCGAACATCAGTTAAGTATGGTTAATTCTCTTTTAGATGCTCACGCCAGCGAAGTAAACGGAATTGTCCTCAACTGCACCCCACTACAATTAAGCGATTTGAGTTCAGACGTTGTAAAGGATTTAGAACATATTTTAGGTAAAAACAACGCAACTTTAACTCAAAGCGTACCCGCAGATTTACCCCTAGTAAATGGCGATGCTAAACAGTTGCGGCGCGTATTTGAAAACCTGCTGACGAATGCTCTCAAACACAACCCACCCGGAGTAAATTTAAGCCTTAAGATAGATGTGATTAATGCAAGCATCAAAACAAGACAATGCTCAATCCCCCATCCATCGACTTATAATTTAGGGAAAAGCACAAGCGAAAGTAACATAATTCGTTGTACGATTGAAGATAATGGAATAGGGATAAGTCCTCAGCAATGTGCATCTCTGTTTGAACTTTACGTTCAAGACCCTAATAATAGACAATTGACTGGTCTAGGTTTAGGACTATATATCTCTCGCCAAATTATTAAAGCTCACGGTGGCGAAATGGGAGTTGATAGTAATCTCGGAGTTGGTTCAAAGTTCTGGTTTACACTACCTATTGCTAACTATTGTTTGAATTATGAAATATAA